Proteins encoded in a region of the Zea mays cultivar B73 chromosome 4, Zm-B73-REFERENCE-NAM-5.0, whole genome shotgun sequence genome:
- the LOC111591314 gene encoding extensin-like, whose amino-acid sequence MELGSSPHGRASGPPSTAPSLPAGSPFLLSPSSLGPPSSSHGVPCPSSSHGVPCPSSSHGRATTQSSGSSFHGWRLDFRAPSHGALPLLSFPGTTPFLLSSAQGTPISLLHGCPAATLFSPSAPASSTPPAHSPSRSSSRAPLFPSTPKHPLLSPMPCIFPPWKAAGSMPPRPLLLPSSPQNSSRSEPAVVHGEQPPPPDAQELFSLLGTAPLIHSPGSAAALPFVLHSPRRVSSLSCSLRSPIRDAVETRASGRCCASRLAHSTKCRAMWTVHAAKSRLVQVESM is encoded by the exons ATGGAGCTTGGCTCCTCTCCCCACGGCCGAGCCTCTGGTCCTCCCTCCACGGCGCCCTCTCTTCCAGCCGGCTCCCCCTTCCTCCTTTCCCCTTCTTCCCTAGGGCCGCCGAGCTCCTCCCATGGCGTCCCCTGCCCTTCTTCCTCCCATGGCGTCCCCTGCCCTTCTTCCTCCCATGGCCGAGCTACTACACAAAGCAGCGGTAGCagcttccatggatggcgcctagATTTTCGAGCTCCCTCCCATGGCGCCCTTCCCCTGCTGTCTTTTCCAGGGACGACGCCCTTCCTCCTATCCTCTGCGCAGGGCACCCCTATTTCCCTGCTCCATGGCTGCCCAGCAGCGACGCTCTTCTCCCCCTCGGCTCCAGCTTCCTCGACGCCCCCTGCTCATTCTCCCTCGCGCAGCAGCAGCAGGGCGCCCCTCTTCCCCAGCACGCCGAAGCACCCCCTGCTGTCCCCTATGCCCTGCATTTTTCCCCCATGGAAAGCAGCAGGATCAATGCCGCCCAGGCCCCTGCTCCTCCCCTCTTCCCCACAAAACAGCAGCCGCAGCGAGCCCGCCGTCGTCCATGGCGAGCAGCCTCCCCCCCCCGACGCGCAGGAGCTCTTTTCCCTCCTAGGGACAGCGCCCCTAATTCACTCTCCCGGCAGCGCAGCAGCCCTCCCGTTCGTTCTCCACTCCCCTCGTCGCGTGTCATCACTCTCGTGCTCGCTGCGTAGCCCCATCCGCGACGCCGTCGAAACTCGTG CTAGTGGTCGATGTTGCGCTTCGCGCCTTGCCCATTCGACGAAATGCCGAGCCATGTGGACAGTCCATGCGGCTAAGTCCCGACTCGTTCAGGTTGAATCCATGTGA